One window from the genome of Marinifilum sp. JC120 encodes:
- a CDS encoding TolC family protein: MTGQMIKKFGTVCVLCALLTFQGNFGFAADSAETVNLSGLENKSEEYKNAEDIESFKQGVIKIEDPGVAGSSLQKNDPNAANATALTLHRACELAVSNHPLVASSRYSMLEKNAEYGMARRVYFPRIDFAAQGGPSHNLDTETTSYGQSSVAMTQTLYNFGGLDDSVDSAKMKAEGAKYRLARTQEDIAALAINSYLSVMQAQESLKVYNNTLEFYNKLLKTFWERYNAGISSKADARKVEVSLRSTESQVTVQKQQLKTARLLLENIIKQSVNEVETDIAMAKMEIADTLEGAYEIAKSNNVNLRAYDAEIESQKKAVSTVEAGYYPSFGYRLQAKSEFKKVDGYENALDAQLTVNWNLFNGYATDEGMKREEAVLKRLMATKEATELEIQNILSDAFNAYQSSEKEFELARDAYDASINLMSLYLSEFDLGIRTLLDLITAREGQTSAAIREVNARYSRIRAALNIFLEQGRLPEILGLPVEETPFEPNNALYSAKGE; encoded by the coding sequence ATGACAGGGCAGATGATTAAAAAATTTGGAACAGTTTGCGTACTTTGTGCGCTGCTTACATTCCAGGGCAACTTTGGTTTTGCTGCGGATTCCGCCGAAACAGTCAACCTTTCAGGTCTGGAAAATAAAAGCGAAGAATACAAGAACGCAGAAGACATTGAAAGTTTCAAACAGGGGGTCATTAAAATTGAAGATCCCGGTGTTGCAGGATCTTCCTTGCAGAAAAACGACCCCAATGCTGCCAACGCAACAGCCCTGACCCTACATCGTGCCTGCGAATTGGCTGTGAGTAACCATCCGCTGGTGGCTTCCTCACGCTACTCCATGCTTGAAAAAAATGCAGAGTACGGAATGGCCCGCAGGGTATACTTCCCACGCATTGATTTTGCTGCGCAGGGTGGTCCCTCACACAACCTCGATACCGAGACCACCAGCTACGGTCAATCTTCCGTTGCCATGACCCAGACTCTCTATAATTTTGGAGGTCTGGACGACAGTGTAGACAGTGCCAAGATGAAAGCCGAAGGCGCAAAATACCGTCTGGCCCGTACTCAGGAAGATATCGCCGCACTAGCCATCAACTCCTACCTGAGTGTGATGCAGGCGCAGGAAAGCCTGAAGGTCTACAACAACACTTTAGAATTTTACAACAAGCTACTTAAGACCTTCTGGGAACGTTACAATGCCGGGATTTCTTCCAAAGCTGATGCCCGCAAGGTAGAAGTATCTCTGCGCTCAACTGAATCCCAAGTCACAGTGCAAAAACAGCAGCTCAAGACCGCCAGATTGCTTCTTGAAAACATCATCAAGCAGTCCGTCAATGAAGTTGAGACTGACATTGCCATGGCCAAAATGGAAATCGCGGACACCCTAGAAGGTGCCTACGAGATAGCCAAGAGCAACAACGTTAACCTTCGAGCTTATGATGCTGAAATTGAATCACAGAAAAAAGCAGTCTCCACCGTTGAAGCAGGCTACTACCCTTCTTTCGGATACAGATTACAGGCCAAGAGTGAGTTCAAGAAAGTAGACGGCTATGAGAATGCACTGGATGCCCAGCTCACCGTGAACTGGAACCTGTTCAACGGTTATGCAACTGACGAAGGAATGAAGAGAGAAGAAGCTGTCCTCAAAAGGCTTATGGCTACCAAAGAAGCTACTGAGCTTGAAATTCAGAACATTCTTTCTGACGCCTTCAACGCATACCAATCTTCAGAGAAAGAGTTCGAGCTAGCCCGGGACGCTTATGACGCAAGTATCAACCTCATGAGTCTCTACCTGAGCGAGTTTGATCTAGGCATACGCACCCTGCTCGATCTCATCACTGCGCGCGAAGGACAGACAAGCGCGGCTATACGCGAAGTTAACGCCCGCTACTCAAGAATACGGGCAGCACTCAATATTTTCCTCGAACAGGGCCGCCTCCCCGAAATACTGGGATTGCCCGTTGAAGAAACTCCTTTTGAACCAAACAATGCACTTTACTCCGCTAAAGGTGAATAA